A genomic region of Rhodothermales bacterium contains the following coding sequences:
- a CDS encoding ABC transporter ATP-binding protein yields the protein MADPVIRTENLTKSYDHGLTQSHVLRRVSVEIRQGEFVSIMGPSGSGKSTLLHILGMLDEPTSGEYHFFDEPVHRMSARRKTQLHREHIGFVFQAYHLIDDLTVYENLETPLLYRKIKGAERKSIVADALDRFNMVAKKDLFPSQLSGGQQQMVGVARALVIQPKLILADEPTGNLHSTQGDEIMTLLRQLNQEEGVTIVQVTHNEDYAAYGDRVVELLDGRVEREYEVDTAMG from the coding sequence ATGGCCGACCCCGTAATTCGCACTGAAAACCTGACCAAGTCCTACGACCACGGGCTCACCCAGAGCCACGTGCTGCGTCGTGTGAGCGTCGAGATCCGGCAGGGGGAGTTTGTGTCGATCATGGGGCCGTCCGGCTCCGGCAAATCCACGCTGCTGCACATCCTGGGCATGCTGGATGAGCCCACCAGCGGGGAGTATCACTTCTTCGATGAGCCTGTGCACCGCATGAGTGCGCGCAGGAAGACCCAACTGCACCGGGAGCACATCGGCTTCGTCTTCCAGGCCTACCACCTCATCGACGATCTGACCGTCTACGAGAACCTCGAGACGCCCCTGCTCTATCGCAAGATCAAGGGTGCCGAGCGCAAGAGCATCGTGGCCGACGCCCTGGACCGGTTCAACATGGTCGCCAAGAAGGATCTGTTCCCAAGCCAGCTTTCCGGTGGGCAGCAGCAGATGGTCGGCGTGGCCAGGGCCCTGGTCATCCAACCCAAACTCATTCTCGCGGATGAGCCGACCGGAAACCTGCATTCCACGCAGGGGGACGAAATCATGACGCTGCTCCGGCAGCTGAATCAGGAGGAGGGCGTCACCATAGTGCAGGTGACGCACAATGAGGACTACGCGGCCTACGGTGACCGGGTGGTGGAGCTGCTTGACGGTCGCGTGGAGCGCGAATACGAGGTAGACACGGCGATGGGGTAG
- a CDS encoding ABC transporter permease, with the protein MIRHYVVQALRVVRKQRLYAAINVLGLSVALAVTTLIVLFVADEFSYDGWHEHLDRIVRVDDVDFEPDGSIAEQQPQHPYPFAEAFAREHADVEATVRFSDSQVVVRVEGVMHQQPVLWADDTFFDVFTYQAASGVLPSALKDLGSVVLTTEAADRFFGRTDVVGETLEIRFQESYETATVSAVVYPAPAGTHLPFEVLLPFERTPLVYDWIASRVDNWRSSSFPVYALLKEGTDLQAAQTRAAGLWTTFYPDRAQRGREVGWWTGEGDPSGIALTPLKELHLRSDVRAAFVPTSDPRYSWILLGIAGLVLLLACINFTLIAIGQSATRASEIGVRKALGARRAEIAAQFGGEAVFMAALGLVGGLVLAQALAPAASQLSGKELHLDLLARPWLLGAMVGVAGLTGLAAGFYPSLVVSRHRPVEALRGRFRISGGNTLSRGLLLVQFAASVALVSGALVMQAQLRFLQDRDLGYDAEQVFVLPTSGLDEFALRDHLRNTLETRSDVEGVAGISLSLNRGSSSSSWMVDGVEKRAYEYAIDAWLTDLLQMELVAGRGFDAARSADSSSALINEAFAADWGWTAEEALGKRIVGQEGDPEIIGVLRDSNFRSLHSDVEPTMFFMAGEWMAYVLVRPAAGRVQDAIASAEGAWQAFAPEVPFTYTFLDEDVARAYENDERWSQMVQASALIALLVACLGLFGMASLTVTRRSKEIGIRKVLGATVPGLAGLVSREFAVLVAIATLLAAPAAWLALSGWLDGFAYRVNLTPWQFAIAGSLVLLVALSTVSYHALRSALADPVKSLRYE; encoded by the coding sequence ATGATTCGGCACTATGTGGTACAGGCGTTGCGCGTCGTGCGCAAGCAGCGCCTGTATGCGGCGATCAACGTGCTCGGATTGTCCGTGGCGCTTGCCGTCACGACGCTCATCGTGCTCTTTGTGGCCGACGAGTTCTCCTATGACGGTTGGCATGAGCATCTCGACCGTATCGTGCGGGTCGACGATGTGGATTTCGAGCCCGACGGGTCCATCGCGGAGCAGCAGCCGCAACATCCGTATCCATTTGCGGAGGCGTTCGCCCGCGAGCATGCGGATGTTGAGGCTACGGTACGGTTCAGCGACTCCCAGGTCGTGGTCCGAGTTGAGGGCGTCATGCACCAACAGCCCGTGCTGTGGGCAGATGACACGTTTTTCGACGTGTTTACCTACCAGGCGGCTTCCGGGGTGCTGCCTTCGGCCCTGAAAGACCTTGGTTCGGTGGTGCTGACCACCGAGGCTGCGGACCGCTTCTTTGGCAGGACCGATGTCGTCGGGGAGACCCTGGAGATTCGGTTCCAGGAATCGTACGAGACGGCCACTGTCTCGGCGGTCGTGTACCCGGCTCCGGCCGGCACGCATCTGCCGTTTGAGGTACTCCTCCCGTTTGAACGGACCCCACTGGTGTACGACTGGATCGCCTCACGGGTGGATAACTGGCGCTCTTCGTCGTTTCCGGTCTACGCTCTGCTCAAGGAGGGCACCGATCTGCAGGCTGCGCAGACCCGGGCCGCTGGCCTGTGGACCACATTCTATCCGGACCGCGCCCAGCGCGGCCGTGAGGTGGGATGGTGGACGGGGGAGGGCGATCCGTCGGGGATTGCCCTGACACCCCTGAAGGAGCTGCACCTGCGCAGTGACGTGCGCGCCGCATTCGTGCCTACATCGGATCCGCGGTACTCCTGGATTCTTTTGGGCATCGCCGGCCTCGTGTTGCTTCTCGCGTGCATCAACTTCACGCTGATTGCCATCGGCCAGAGCGCGACCCGCGCATCGGAGATCGGCGTGCGCAAGGCGCTTGGGGCCCGTCGCGCGGAAATCGCCGCGCAGTTCGGCGGAGAGGCCGTGTTCATGGCCGCCCTCGGCCTGGTTGGAGGCCTGGTGCTGGCGCAGGCGTTGGCTCCTGCCGCCAGCCAGTTGTCGGGCAAGGAGCTGCATCTGGATCTGTTGGCCAGACCCTGGCTGTTGGGTGCAATGGTGGGCGTGGCCGGGCTTACCGGTCTCGCGGCGGGCTTTTATCCGTCACTGGTAGTCTCCCGGCATCGCCCGGTGGAGGCCCTGCGGGGTCGGTTCAGGATCTCCGGAGGCAACACACTGTCACGCGGACTGCTTCTGGTACAGTTTGCGGCCTCGGTCGCTCTGGTATCCGGAGCACTCGTCATGCAGGCGCAGCTCCGATTCCTCCAGGACCGCGACCTCGGCTATGACGCCGAGCAGGTCTTTGTCCTGCCGACCTCCGGGCTGGATGAGTTCGCGCTTCGAGATCACCTCAGGAACACCCTGGAGACCCGGTCTGACGTGGAAGGCGTTGCCGGCATCTCGCTCAGTCTGAACCGCGGGTCCTCCTCGTCGAGTTGGATGGTCGATGGCGTCGAAAAACGGGCCTACGAATACGCCATCGATGCCTGGCTGACGGATCTGCTGCAGATGGAGCTGGTGGCCGGCCGAGGATTCGACGCAGCCCGGTCCGCCGACTCGTCTTCGGCGCTCATCAACGAGGCGTTCGCCGCGGATTGGGGGTGGACCGCCGAAGAAGCACTGGGCAAACGCATTGTTGGCCAGGAAGGAGACCCGGAGATCATCGGGGTGCTGAGAGACTCCAACTTCAGGTCGCTCCATTCCGATGTGGAGCCGACCATGTTCTTCATGGCCGGTGAGTGGATGGCCTATGTGCTTGTCCGTCCGGCCGCGGGCCGCGTTCAGGACGCAATCGCTTCTGCAGAGGGGGCCTGGCAGGCGTTCGCCCCCGAAGTGCCGTTCACCTACACATTCCTGGACGAGGACGTGGCGCGCGCCTACGAGAATGACGAGCGCTGGTCTCAGATGGTGCAGGCCTCCGCTCTGATTGCACTCCTGGTGGCTTGTCTTGGGCTGTTCGGCATGGCTTCGCTGACCGTGACCCGACGCAGCAAGGAAATCGGAATCCGGAAGGTGCTTGGTGCCACCGTGCCGGGTCTGGCCGGTCTCGTCTCACGGGAGTTCGCAGTCCTGGTGGCCATCGCAACGCTGTTGGCGGCGCCGGCCGCATGGCTGGCCCTGAGCGGCTGGCTCGACGGATTCGCCTATCGGGTCAACCTCACACCCTGGCAGTTCGCCATCGCCGGATCCCTGGTGCTTCTCGTCGCTCTGTCGACGGTATCGTACCACGCCCTGCGCTCTGCCCTTGCCGACCCCGTCAAATCCCTGCGCTACGAATAG
- a CDS encoding ABC transporter ATP-binding protein, whose amino-acid sequence MIKTSNLSKTYRTDEVETTALNGVSIDIAPGEFVSIMGPSGCGKSTLLNILGLLDSPSKGSYDFNGTEVATLSERQRAQLRKGNIGFVFQSFNLIDELTVYENVELPLLYLGVSAQERRERVSAALERTQIMHRKDHFPQQLSGGQQQRVAVARAVVANPALILADEPTGNLDSTNGEEVMKLLTELNEAGTTIVMVTHSPADAEYSHRTIHLFDGHVVTENFMSKTYAV is encoded by the coding sequence ATGATCAAGACTTCGAATCTGTCGAAGACCTACCGCACTGATGAGGTGGAAACGACGGCCCTGAACGGCGTCTCCATCGACATCGCTCCGGGCGAATTCGTCTCCATTATGGGGCCGTCCGGATGCGGCAAGTCTACCCTGCTCAACATTCTCGGACTGCTCGACAGCCCGTCGAAGGGCAGCTACGATTTTAACGGCACCGAAGTGGCCACCCTGTCCGAGCGCCAGCGCGCTCAGCTGAGAAAAGGCAACATCGGCTTCGTCTTCCAGTCGTTCAATCTGATCGATGAGCTCACGGTCTACGAAAACGTGGAGCTTCCACTGCTGTACCTCGGCGTGTCGGCCCAGGAGCGTCGCGAGCGGGTTTCGGCAGCGCTGGAGCGCACGCAGATCATGCACAGGAAAGACCACTTTCCGCAGCAGCTGTCCGGCGGTCAGCAGCAGCGTGTCGCCGTTGCCCGCGCAGTCGTGGCCAACCCGGCGCTGATCCTTGCTGACGAGCCCACCGGAAATCTGGATTCGACCAACGGCGAGGAGGTGATGAAGCTGCTCACCGAACTGAATGAGGCGGGCACGACGATCGTGATGGTCACCCACTCGCCGGCGGACGCCGAATACAGTCATCGCACCATCCACCTCTTCGACGGGCACGTGGTGACCGAGAACTTCATGTCCAAGACCTACGCGGTCTGA
- a CDS encoding HlyD family efflux transporter periplasmic adaptor subunit — MEPNTSSASILTRKVGSGPVNPGPGRPSGDRGTGEGSDRRVARKRFTPARIAGAVVALLVILLLVYAVQSSMGGRKLRVPAERLTISTVEIGPFQEYAQVTGNVEPSRTVYLDAVEGGRVEEIYVLEGTQVTVGQPLLALSNNDLQLRLINADAQRMEQINRVQDTQFRMEQNALNLRQQIAEMDYQIQRLQKLYARNQELFEKQLISQQEFDTVADEYNYYLRTKQLTLDGYRADSLRMASQLGQMQASVQRMDANYDVIQRILDNLIVRAPIGGQLTSLNVEFGEIHTPGSRLGQIDELTSFRVRAGVDEFYIARVQAGQSATTLPVAGVEYDMRVTRVYPEVANGEFEVDLEFSGPAPPDIRRGQTIRLRLEMSDSADAMLLPRGGFAQQTGGSWVYVLTSDGEAVRRDVTVGRQNPLFLEVMDGLEPGDRVITSSYASFGDADRLILE; from the coding sequence ATGGAGCCCAACACCTCATCTGCCTCGATCCTGACCCGCAAGGTGGGGTCCGGTCCGGTCAACCCAGGGCCTGGACGTCCTTCCGGTGACCGGGGGACGGGCGAAGGGTCAGACCGCCGTGTTGCCCGCAAGCGGTTCACACCGGCGCGGATCGCGGGCGCCGTGGTGGCACTCCTGGTCATTCTGTTGCTCGTGTACGCGGTGCAGTCGTCCATGGGAGGGCGCAAGCTTCGCGTTCCTGCAGAGCGGCTGACGATCTCGACCGTCGAAATCGGGCCCTTCCAGGAATACGCTCAGGTCACCGGCAACGTCGAGCCCAGTCGCACGGTCTACCTGGACGCCGTGGAAGGGGGCCGCGTCGAGGAGATCTACGTTCTGGAGGGCACCCAGGTGACTGTCGGTCAGCCGCTCCTGGCCCTCTCCAACAACGACCTGCAGCTGCGGCTGATCAACGCAGACGCCCAGCGCATGGAGCAGATCAACCGGGTGCAGGACACTCAATTCCGCATGGAGCAGAATGCACTCAACCTGCGGCAGCAAATCGCTGAGATGGACTACCAGATCCAGAGGTTGCAGAAGCTCTATGCGCGCAATCAGGAGCTCTTCGAGAAGCAGCTGATCTCGCAGCAGGAGTTCGATACGGTTGCGGACGAGTACAACTACTACCTGCGCACCAAGCAGCTGACGCTGGACGGCTACCGGGCCGATTCGCTGCGCATGGCGAGTCAACTGGGGCAGATGCAGGCCTCGGTGCAACGCATGGACGCCAACTATGACGTCATTCAGCGCATTCTGGACAACCTGATCGTGCGCGCGCCCATCGGGGGCCAGTTGACGTCCCTGAACGTTGAGTTCGGGGAGATCCATACACCCGGATCGAGGCTGGGCCAGATCGACGAACTCACGAGCTTCCGCGTCCGTGCAGGGGTGGATGAGTTCTACATCGCACGCGTGCAAGCTGGACAATCCGCGACCACCCTGCCCGTGGCTGGAGTGGAGTACGACATGCGGGTCACACGTGTGTACCCCGAAGTCGCCAACGGTGAGTTTGAGGTTGATCTCGAATTCTCGGGTCCGGCGCCGCCCGACATTCGCCGTGGCCAGACCATTCGTCTCCGCCTGGAGATGAGTGACTCGGCAGACGCCATGCTGCTTCCGCGCGGCGGCTTCGCCCAGCAGACCGGGGGGAGCTGGGTCTACGTCCTGACTTCCGATGGGGAGGCCGTTCGGCGGGACGTCACCGTAGGTCGCCAGAACCCGCTGTTCCTGGAGGTCATGGACGGCCTCGAGCCAGGGGACCGGGTCATCACATCCAGCTATGCCTCATTCGGAGACGCAGACCGACTGATTCTGGAATAA
- a CDS encoding sigma-54-dependent Fis family transcriptional regulator, producing the protein MSKTLGSLLIVDDDEDVLHALRLLLKQHARRVHTEKNPERIPSLVRNEDYDLILLDMNFKQDVTSGREGFHWLGQILEYDPGSVVVMITAYGDVDTAVRAIKEGATDFVVKPWQNERLLATLTSASRLRESRREVGRLRHRGRQLARDLDHPYQEFVGGAAPSMQRVFETIDKVAGTDANVLVLGENGTGKELVARALHRASKRNEEVFVTVDMAAIAESLFESELFGHRKGSFTDAREDRAGRFEVASGGTLFLDEIGNLSAPLQAKLLTALQRREVIRVGSNKPIPFDVRLICATNMPIYEMVREKSFRQDLLYRINTVEIRLPPLRDRVADIPLLVDFFLEQYRQKYQKPVRGTTPGALAKLEKYRWPGNVRELQHMIERAVIMTESPLLQPEDFFFAGEHSLDPSFDGFVFDSYDLAEVEKTVIRRALEKHGGNISQAADELGLTRASLYRRLEKYGL; encoded by the coding sequence ATGTCCAAAACACTCGGATCCCTGCTCATCGTCGACGACGACGAGGACGTACTTCACGCTCTAAGGCTCCTGCTCAAGCAGCACGCTCGGCGTGTGCACACCGAGAAGAACCCGGAGCGCATTCCCAGCCTGGTCCGGAACGAGGACTACGATCTGATCCTGTTGGACATGAACTTCAAACAGGACGTCACCAGTGGCCGCGAGGGCTTTCACTGGCTGGGTCAGATACTGGAATATGATCCCGGGTCAGTGGTGGTCATGATCACTGCGTACGGGGACGTGGATACCGCGGTGCGTGCCATCAAGGAGGGCGCCACCGACTTCGTGGTCAAGCCCTGGCAGAATGAACGGCTGCTGGCGACGCTGACGTCAGCAAGCCGCCTTCGGGAATCGCGTCGTGAGGTGGGACGCCTGCGTCACCGAGGGCGCCAGTTGGCGAGAGATCTCGATCATCCGTATCAGGAGTTCGTCGGAGGCGCGGCACCCAGTATGCAGCGGGTGTTCGAGACGATCGACAAAGTGGCCGGTACCGATGCCAATGTGCTGGTCCTGGGTGAAAACGGCACCGGCAAGGAACTGGTGGCGCGCGCGCTGCACCGAGCCAGCAAACGGAACGAGGAGGTCTTTGTCACGGTCGACATGGCGGCGATCGCCGAGTCCCTCTTCGAGAGCGAGCTTTTCGGACACCGGAAGGGCTCCTTCACGGACGCCAGGGAGGATCGCGCGGGGCGTTTTGAGGTCGCTTCCGGGGGCACCCTCTTCCTGGACGAAATCGGCAACCTGTCGGCACCCCTGCAGGCCAAGCTGCTCACCGCCCTGCAGCGGCGCGAGGTGATTCGTGTCGGGTCCAACAAGCCGATTCCATTTGACGTGCGGCTCATCTGCGCCACCAACATGCCCATCTACGAGATGGTGCGTGAGAAGTCCTTTCGCCAGGATCTTCTCTACCGAATCAACACCGTGGAAATCCGCTTGCCGCCGCTTCGTGATCGCGTCGCGGACATTCCGTTGCTGGTGGACTTCTTCCTGGAGCAGTACCGCCAGAAGTACCAAAAACCGGTGCGCGGAACTACTCCCGGCGCTCTGGCCAAGCTCGAGAAGTACCGCTGGCCCGGCAACGTGCGCGAACTCCAGCACATGATCGAACGGGCTGTGATCATGACCGAGAGCCCGCTCCTTCAACCGGAGGACTTCTTCTTTGCCGGCGAACACAGTCTCGACCCGTCCTTTGACGGTTTTGTGTTCGACTCCTATGATCTGGCGGAGGTAGAAAAGACGGTGATCCGGCGCGCCCTCGAGAAACATGGTGGTAACATCAGCCAGGCGGCGGATGAGCTCGGCCTTACCCGGGCTTCCCTGTATCGAAGGCTGGAGAAGTACGGACTGTGA
- a CDS encoding GHKL domain-containing protein yields MIFRRFRVQVVLRVAAIAGTLTVALYLALTYASYAGAGLLGLVVVWQCIALVRYMEVTARDLARLLMSIRYSDFTQNFGGALRGGAFQDLGGAFKSVMEDFRAARAEKEEGYRYLETVMQHVGIGLISFRQDGTVDLINTAAKRLLRRPLLKNINDLAELSPQLVDTLQSLRYGEKALVKVVDGDDILQLSIYATGFKVREELFKLVSLQDIQGELDEMEVQAWRKLTRVLTHEIMNSVAPISSLASTAAGMLDHVEADGEDLEDVHGAVQTIARRSESLLSFVQDYRRLTRVPAPDFQIFPATELIEHVQGLLQADLDERSVHLQVSIEPPTLELTADRNMIEQVLINLVKNAMEAVQGIDHPEIGIEAFIDSRAHAVIRVTDNGHGIVEEALDKIFVPFFTTKKEGSGIGLSLSREIMRQHGGSISASSRPGERTVFRLRF; encoded by the coding sequence GTGATTTTCCGCCGCTTCCGGGTTCAGGTCGTTCTTCGCGTCGCGGCTATCGCCGGCACGCTGACGGTCGCACTCTATCTGGCATTGACGTACGCCTCGTATGCCGGAGCCGGGCTGCTCGGCCTGGTAGTCGTCTGGCAGTGCATCGCCCTGGTGCGCTACATGGAGGTCACGGCCAGGGACCTTGCCCGGCTCCTCATGTCCATCCGGTACTCGGACTTCACCCAGAACTTCGGTGGTGCCCTGCGGGGTGGCGCGTTCCAGGACCTGGGGGGAGCGTTCAAATCCGTGATGGAGGACTTCCGTGCTGCTCGCGCCGAGAAAGAGGAGGGCTACCGATATCTGGAGACGGTCATGCAGCATGTGGGCATCGGCCTGATCTCGTTTCGCCAGGACGGCACGGTGGACCTGATCAACACGGCCGCCAAACGCCTGCTCCGCCGGCCGTTGCTGAAGAACATCAACGATCTCGCTGAGCTCAGCCCGCAACTCGTGGATACGCTGCAGAGTCTGCGTTATGGCGAAAAGGCGCTCGTCAAGGTGGTGGACGGGGACGACATCCTCCAGCTTTCGATCTATGCCACCGGATTCAAGGTGCGGGAGGAGCTCTTCAAACTGGTTTCCCTGCAGGATATCCAGGGCGAACTGGATGAGATGGAGGTCCAGGCCTGGCGCAAGCTGACGCGCGTGCTGACTCACGAGATCATGAACTCCGTGGCACCGATCTCTTCCCTCGCGTCCACGGCAGCGGGCATGCTCGATCACGTGGAGGCGGACGGCGAGGACTTGGAAGACGTGCATGGGGCCGTTCAGACCATCGCGCGCAGGAGCGAGTCGCTGCTATCGTTTGTGCAGGACTATCGGCGTCTGACGCGCGTGCCGGCACCGGACTTCCAGATCTTCCCGGCTACCGAACTCATCGAACATGTGCAGGGCCTGCTGCAGGCCGACCTGGATGAGCGCAGCGTACACCTGCAGGTTTCGATCGAGCCGCCGACGCTGGAGCTCACCGCTGACCGGAACATGATCGAGCAGGTGCTGATCAACCTCGTCAAGAATGCCATGGAGGCGGTCCAGGGGATTGACCATCCCGAAATCGGGATCGAGGCTTTTATCGACTCGAGGGCGCACGCCGTGATTCGGGTAACCGACAACGGGCACGGTATCGTCGAAGAGGCCCTCGACAAGATCTTCGTGCCCTTTTTCACCACGAAGAAAGAGGGCTCGGGTATCGGTCTCAGCCTTTCGCGAGAGATCATGCGCCAGCACGGCGGCTCCATCAGCGCGTCGTCGCGCCCCGGAGAACGCACGGTCTTCAGGCTGCGCTTCTAG
- a CDS encoding DUF1761 domain-containing protein, producing the protein MESPNYLAVLVAGLVPMFIGFLWYGPLFGKKWMAYRGKTEEELQEEINPPKTYGVTVLMSIITAYVLSHVVWAFGAATGESGLMLGLQAGFWSWLGFVVTTHWNAVAFEAKELGHMILDTAAALVGLLIMGSILALWT; encoded by the coding sequence ATGGAATCCCCGAACTACCTCGCAGTCCTCGTGGCTGGCCTCGTCCCGATGTTTATCGGGTTTCTCTGGTATGGCCCTCTCTTCGGCAAGAAGTGGATGGCCTACCGCGGAAAAACGGAAGAGGAACTCCAGGAGGAAATCAACCCGCCGAAGACCTACGGCGTGACCGTCTTGATGTCCATAATTACCGCCTACGTGCTCTCGCATGTCGTCTGGGCCTTCGGTGCCGCAACCGGAGAATCGGGCCTGATGCTGGGGCTGCAGGCGGGGTTCTGGTCATGGCTCGGTTTCGTGGTGACCACCCACTGGAATGCGGTCGCCTTTGAGGCCAAGGAACTGGGTCACATGATTCTCGACACTGCTGCCGCACTGGTCGGCTTGCTGATCATGGGCAGCATCCTGGCACTCTGGACCTGA
- a CDS encoding alpha-hydroxy-acid oxidizing protein, with the protein MPRTNIEAFRRAARDRLEPMVFDYYDGGADDELTLDLNRIAWTNRYLVPRAFRDVSRIDTSTTLFGHDLAFPLLTAPCSFNRLAHPDGEIAVCDAVCDAGIGQILSTASTTSLEDVARHRPGGHRWFQLYCYKDRGLTLDLVRRAEEAGYRAICLTVDVPVAGNRERDIHNSFHLPDSIRWANLDHLMGADYQGSALTRYIHDRWEQNLSWSTIDWLRSEVRIPLVVKGVMDPRDAAAAAAHGMDGVVVSNHGGRQLDGAPGTAAMLPEVVQAVDGRIPVLVDGGIRRGADVVKALAMGAAAALIGRPYLWGLAADGRAGVTDVLDLFRSEIERTMALCGCTAVSDCPDILLR; encoded by the coding sequence ATGCCCAGAACCAACATCGAGGCGTTCCGACGCGCCGCCCGGGATCGGCTGGAGCCGATGGTCTTCGACTACTATGACGGTGGCGCGGACGATGAGCTCACGCTGGACCTGAACAGGATTGCCTGGACGAACCGGTACCTGGTGCCGAGGGCCTTTCGGGATGTCTCCCGGATCGACACCTCCACCACGCTCTTCGGGCACGATCTCGCGTTCCCCCTGCTGACGGCGCCCTGCTCGTTCAATCGTCTCGCCCACCCGGACGGGGAGATCGCCGTGTGCGATGCGGTCTGTGATGCCGGTATCGGCCAGATCCTCTCTACGGCTTCGACCACCTCCCTGGAGGATGTGGCCCGGCACCGCCCGGGGGGCCACCGCTGGTTTCAGCTCTACTGCTACAAGGACCGGGGCCTGACGCTCGACTTGGTGCGTCGCGCCGAAGAGGCCGGGTACCGCGCCATTTGCCTGACCGTCGACGTGCCCGTCGCCGGCAACCGCGAGCGGGACATCCACAACAGTTTCCACCTGCCGGATTCCATTCGTTGGGCCAACCTGGATCATCTCATGGGCGCCGACTACCAGGGATCTGCGCTGACCCGCTACATCCACGACCGCTGGGAGCAGAATCTTTCATGGTCCACGATCGACTGGCTCAGGTCCGAAGTGCGCATTCCGCTTGTGGTCAAAGGCGTCATGGATCCACGCGATGCGGCAGCTGCCGCAGCTCACGGCATGGATGGCGTGGTCGTCTCGAATCATGGCGGCCGACAGCTGGACGGCGCTCCGGGCACAGCCGCCATGCTGCCTGAGGTGGTTCAGGCGGTCGATGGGCGCATTCCTGTCCTGGTCGACGGCGGCATCCGTCGCGGTGCCGACGTGGTCAAGGCGTTGGCGATGGGCGCCGCAGCAGCCCTCATCGGACGGCCATATCTGTGGGGCCTGGCGGCCGACGGGCGAGCGGGCGTGACCGATGTGCTCGACCTGTTCCGTTCCGAAATAGAGCGCACCATGGCGCTCTGCGGCTGCACGGCGGTCTCTGACTGCCCGG